Proteins encoded in a region of the Ziziphus jujuba cultivar Dongzao chromosome 3, ASM3175591v1 genome:
- the LOC107421847 gene encoding endonuclease III homolog 1, chloroplastic isoform X3 yields the protein MLSLRQANTLSVAVARTQFNAITMYNTRSFSSKSLQPKRDPNPGSESSGGVRVFVRKRRVKETVEANPLHEQKLSSLPDIEEFAYKKVDGSAGSSESPVHWQEVLEGIRKMRSFEDAPVDTMGCEKAGSVLPPKERRFAVLVSSLLSSQTKDHVNHGAIQRLLQNGLLTADAIVKADEETIKGLIYPVGFYTRKASNLKKVAEICLTKYDGDIPSSLEELLSLPGIGPKMAHLVMNVGWNNVQGICVDTHVHRICNRLGWVSRPGTKQRTSTPEETRVALQMWLPKDEWVPINPLLVGFGQTICTPLRPRCGECSVSEFCPSAFKETSSPSSKSKKSRTSKKLSQGN from the exons ATGCTGAGTTTGAGACAAGCCAATACGCTTTCAGTGGCAGTGGCGCGAACACAATTCAACGCCATCACCATGTACAATACAAGAAGCTTCTCTTCCAAATCCCTTCAACCCAAAAGGGACCCAAACCCAG GCTCTGAATCTTCCGGTGGCGTTCGTGTTTTCGTTAGGAAAAGGAGAGTAAAAGAGACGGTTGAGGCAAATCCTCTGCATGAACAGAAA CTTTCTTCACTCCCTGACATTGAAGAGTTCGCATACAAAAAGGTAGATGGATCTGCCGGCTCAA GTGAGTCACCTGTTCACTGGCAAGAAGTCCTGGAAGGGATTCGTAAAATGAGGTCTTTTGAAGATGCACCTGTAGACACTATGGGATGTGAAAAAGCTGGAAGTGTTCTCCCCCCTAAG GAAAGAAGATTTGCTGTCTTGGTATCTTCACTTCTATCAAGCCAAACTAAAGATCATGTTAATCATG GAGCAATTCAACGTCTCCTGCAAAATGGGCTGCTCACTGCTGATGCAATTGTCAAGGCTGATGAAGAAACAATTAAAGGCTTGATTTATCCG gtaGGATTTTATACAAGAAAAGCAAGTAACCTGAAGAAAGTTGCAGAAATTTGTCTGACAAAGTATGATGGGGATATTCCTAGCTCATTGGAGGAGCTACTTTCGCTTCCAGGGATAGGTCCTAAAATGGCTCATTTG GTCATGAATGTTGGTTGGAACAATGTTCAAGGGATATGTGTGGATACTCATGTGCACCGCATTTGTAACCGGCTTGGATGGGTGTCTCGACCAGGCACAAAACAG AGGACTTCAACACCGGAGGAAACAAGAGTGGCACTGCAAATGTGGCTACCGAAGGACGAATGGGTTCCAATAAACCCTCTTCTG GTTGGATTTGGACAAACCATTTGTACTCCCCTCAGACCACGTTGTGGGGAATGCAGTGTAAGTGAATTCTGTCCATCTGCATTCAAAGAGACTTCAAGCCCATCTTCTAAGTCAAAGAAGTCTAGAACAAGCAAGAAGCTCTCTCAAGGGAattga
- the LOC107421847 gene encoding endonuclease III homolog 1, chloroplastic isoform X1, translating into MLSLRQANTLSVAVARTQFNAITMYNTRSFSSKSLQPKRDPNPGSESSGGVRVFVRKRRVKETVEANPLHEQKLSSLPDIEEFAYKKVDGSAGSNDFTVESESALSVLPVGAEVTSSIRPTGESPVHWQEVLEGIRKMRSFEDAPVDTMGCEKAGSVLPPKERRFAVLVSSLLSSQTKDHVNHGAIQRLLQNGLLTADAIVKADEETIKGLIYPVGFYTRKASNLKKVAEICLTKYDGDIPSSLEELLSLPGIGPKMAHLVMNVGWNNVQGICVDTHVHRICNRLGWVSRPGTKQRTSTPEETRVALQMWLPKDEWVPINPLLVGFGQTICTPLRPRCGECSVSEFCPSAFKETSSPSSKSKKSRTSKKLSQGN; encoded by the exons ATGCTGAGTTTGAGACAAGCCAATACGCTTTCAGTGGCAGTGGCGCGAACACAATTCAACGCCATCACCATGTACAATACAAGAAGCTTCTCTTCCAAATCCCTTCAACCCAAAAGGGACCCAAACCCAG GCTCTGAATCTTCCGGTGGCGTTCGTGTTTTCGTTAGGAAAAGGAGAGTAAAAGAGACGGTTGAGGCAAATCCTCTGCATGAACAGAAA CTTTCTTCACTCCCTGACATTGAAGAGTTCGCATACAAAAAGGTAGATGGATCTGCCGGCTCAA ATGATTTTACAGTTGAGTCAGAATCTGCCTTGAGTGTGCTTCCTGTGGGAGCTGAAGTAACTTCATCGATTAGGCCAACAG GTGAGTCACCTGTTCACTGGCAAGAAGTCCTGGAAGGGATTCGTAAAATGAGGTCTTTTGAAGATGCACCTGTAGACACTATGGGATGTGAAAAAGCTGGAAGTGTTCTCCCCCCTAAG GAAAGAAGATTTGCTGTCTTGGTATCTTCACTTCTATCAAGCCAAACTAAAGATCATGTTAATCATG GAGCAATTCAACGTCTCCTGCAAAATGGGCTGCTCACTGCTGATGCAATTGTCAAGGCTGATGAAGAAACAATTAAAGGCTTGATTTATCCG gtaGGATTTTATACAAGAAAAGCAAGTAACCTGAAGAAAGTTGCAGAAATTTGTCTGACAAAGTATGATGGGGATATTCCTAGCTCATTGGAGGAGCTACTTTCGCTTCCAGGGATAGGTCCTAAAATGGCTCATTTG GTCATGAATGTTGGTTGGAACAATGTTCAAGGGATATGTGTGGATACTCATGTGCACCGCATTTGTAACCGGCTTGGATGGGTGTCTCGACCAGGCACAAAACAG AGGACTTCAACACCGGAGGAAACAAGAGTGGCACTGCAAATGTGGCTACCGAAGGACGAATGGGTTCCAATAAACCCTCTTCTG GTTGGATTTGGACAAACCATTTGTACTCCCCTCAGACCACGTTGTGGGGAATGCAGTGTAAGTGAATTCTGTCCATCTGCATTCAAAGAGACTTCAAGCCCATCTTCTAAGTCAAAGAAGTCTAGAACAAGCAAGAAGCTCTCTCAAGGGAattga
- the LOC107421847 gene encoding endonuclease III homolog 1, chloroplastic isoform X2, whose protein sequence is MLSLRQANTLSVAVARTQFNAITMYNTRSFSSKSLQPKRDPNPGSESSGGVRVFVRKRRVKETVEANPLHEQKLSSLPDIEEFAYKKVDGSAGSIESESALSVLPVGAEVTSSIRPTGESPVHWQEVLEGIRKMRSFEDAPVDTMGCEKAGSVLPPKERRFAVLVSSLLSSQTKDHVNHGAIQRLLQNGLLTADAIVKADEETIKGLIYPVGFYTRKASNLKKVAEICLTKYDGDIPSSLEELLSLPGIGPKMAHLVMNVGWNNVQGICVDTHVHRICNRLGWVSRPGTKQRTSTPEETRVALQMWLPKDEWVPINPLLVGFGQTICTPLRPRCGECSVSEFCPSAFKETSSPSSKSKKSRTSKKLSQGN, encoded by the exons ATGCTGAGTTTGAGACAAGCCAATACGCTTTCAGTGGCAGTGGCGCGAACACAATTCAACGCCATCACCATGTACAATACAAGAAGCTTCTCTTCCAAATCCCTTCAACCCAAAAGGGACCCAAACCCAG GCTCTGAATCTTCCGGTGGCGTTCGTGTTTTCGTTAGGAAAAGGAGAGTAAAAGAGACGGTTGAGGCAAATCCTCTGCATGAACAGAAA CTTTCTTCACTCCCTGACATTGAAGAGTTCGCATACAAAAAGGTAGATGGATCTGCCGGCTCAA TTGAGTCAGAATCTGCCTTGAGTGTGCTTCCTGTGGGAGCTGAAGTAACTTCATCGATTAGGCCAACAG GTGAGTCACCTGTTCACTGGCAAGAAGTCCTGGAAGGGATTCGTAAAATGAGGTCTTTTGAAGATGCACCTGTAGACACTATGGGATGTGAAAAAGCTGGAAGTGTTCTCCCCCCTAAG GAAAGAAGATTTGCTGTCTTGGTATCTTCACTTCTATCAAGCCAAACTAAAGATCATGTTAATCATG GAGCAATTCAACGTCTCCTGCAAAATGGGCTGCTCACTGCTGATGCAATTGTCAAGGCTGATGAAGAAACAATTAAAGGCTTGATTTATCCG gtaGGATTTTATACAAGAAAAGCAAGTAACCTGAAGAAAGTTGCAGAAATTTGTCTGACAAAGTATGATGGGGATATTCCTAGCTCATTGGAGGAGCTACTTTCGCTTCCAGGGATAGGTCCTAAAATGGCTCATTTG GTCATGAATGTTGGTTGGAACAATGTTCAAGGGATATGTGTGGATACTCATGTGCACCGCATTTGTAACCGGCTTGGATGGGTGTCTCGACCAGGCACAAAACAG AGGACTTCAACACCGGAGGAAACAAGAGTGGCACTGCAAATGTGGCTACCGAAGGACGAATGGGTTCCAATAAACCCTCTTCTG GTTGGATTTGGACAAACCATTTGTACTCCCCTCAGACCACGTTGTGGGGAATGCAGTGTAAGTGAATTCTGTCCATCTGCATTCAAAGAGACTTCAAGCCCATCTTCTAAGTCAAAGAAGTCTAGAACAAGCAAGAAGCTCTCTCAAGGGAattga